The following are encoded together in the Gilvimarinus sp. DA14 genome:
- the rsxD gene encoding electron transport complex subunit RsxD — protein sequence MALKRITSPHTHRALGTGAVMRNVVLATLPGLAVLTYFFGLGTLHNVLLASITALGFEAAVVKLRGRPVWFYLRDCSALVTGVLLGLALPPYCPWWLVVLGSAVAIILAKQLYGGMGFNPFNPAMVAYVVLLISFPLQMSQWAAPQDIGGQTPGIIEALQQIWLGSPIDGYTAATPLDTVKQNSSLMLDALYLQDPVLSAGQFAGAGWEWANVAFLLGGLYLLYRRIFTWHAPVAMLASLSLMAALFYDGGSSQSGGSVLFHLFSGATMLGAFFIVTDPVSSAVSTRGRLIYGAAIGVLIYVIRIWGNYPDGVAFAVLLLNFAAPFIDYYTLPRTYGHKKSERATRKVDQ from the coding sequence ATGGCATTGAAACGCATCACCTCACCCCATACCCACCGGGCCCTTGGTACCGGTGCGGTGATGCGCAATGTGGTTTTAGCTACCTTGCCGGGGCTGGCAGTGCTTACTTACTTTTTCGGCCTGGGCACGCTGCACAACGTACTCTTGGCAAGCATTACAGCACTGGGCTTTGAGGCAGCGGTAGTAAAGCTGCGCGGCCGCCCGGTATGGTTTTACCTGCGCGACTGCAGCGCCCTGGTAACTGGTGTGTTGTTAGGCCTCGCTTTGCCCCCCTACTGCCCCTGGTGGCTGGTGGTGCTGGGCAGTGCGGTGGCGATTATTCTCGCCAAGCAACTCTACGGCGGCATGGGTTTTAATCCGTTTAATCCGGCTATGGTCGCCTATGTGGTGCTGCTGATTTCCTTCCCACTGCAGATGAGCCAGTGGGCCGCGCCCCAGGACATTGGCGGCCAGACGCCGGGTATTATCGAAGCGCTCCAGCAGATTTGGCTGGGTAGTCCTATTGATGGCTACACCGCCGCGACACCGCTGGATACCGTGAAACAGAACTCCAGCCTGATGCTGGATGCTCTGTACTTACAAGACCCGGTATTAAGCGCGGGGCAATTTGCGGGCGCCGGTTGGGAATGGGCCAATGTCGCCTTCCTGCTGGGTGGGCTTTATCTGCTGTATCGTCGCATCTTTACCTGGCACGCGCCCGTGGCCATGCTGGCGTCCCTGTCGCTGATGGCGGCTCTGTTTTACGACGGCGGCAGCTCGCAGAGCGGCGGCTCGGTGCTGTTTCACCTATTCTCGGGCGCGACCATGTTGGGGGCGTTTTTTATTGTCACCGACCCGGTCAGCTCGGCGGTCAGCACCCGCGGGCGTTTGATTTACGGCGCCGCTATCGGTGTACTGATTTACGTGATTCGCATCTGGGGTAACTACCCGGACGGCGTCGCCTTCGCTGTATTGCTGCTCAACTTTGCCGCGCCCTTTATCGACTATTACACATTGCCGCGCACTTACGGCCACAAGAAAAGTGAGCGGGCAACCCGCAAGGTGGATCAGTAA
- the rsxC gene encoding electron transport complex subunit RsxC, whose translation MELIKVWDIPGGVHPPENKHQSMVEPLGQIEIPPQLILPVSQHIGAPAKPIVEVGQKVLGGEVVAEADGVFSANVHAPTSGRVAAIVEHVVPHPSGMRDTCVIIDTDGKDEWVALEPWEDYAQRDHDDVVKRIRDSGIAGLGGAGFPAAVKLNPRSNHTIDTLIINGTECEPYITADDMLMRERADDIVAGTQILARLLHNPAKVIIGIEDNKPEAIERVRKAAEGTNILVVSFPTKYPSGGEKQLIQILTGREVPSGQIPATIGVVCQNVGTTAAVYRALRYGEPLVKRITTVVGEALAQQRNIEVLLGTPVLYVLEKHGFNEKKASRLVMGGPMMGFALPDTSVPVVKTTNCLLAPSKKELPPPEPAMACIRCGMCAEACPAELLPQQLFWYAQAEDLEKLETHNLFDCIECGACSYVCPSHIPLVQYYRAAKGEIRQHRIDKEKSDRSRRRFEFRQERIAKEEAEKEAKRLARKKAAEEAKKKLAEQKAAAPADAKPATGEDPDKQLAKLERLLASAQERLKKAEQPLADDATNEQREKQAASIKQAELKVSEAQKKLDEFKASQAGAPAAEKPATDDPVAAAIERAKAKQTMAPEEKLRASIESLQKRLEKAEQKAADAETDKPDMVDALKQGVAKLKEKIASAEKELAELAPAKSPASQENNTSTTPDAAQAAIERAKAKMSMSPEEKLRSSLESLYKRLEKAEQKAADAKAEGSDKAEALQQGVDKLKEKIASTQKELADVKPSTVAEETPQDPATSDAASLAIEKAKAKAAAMATMSASDKLRNQVDSLEARLEKSRAKLAKAEQENDDNVDAFRSAVTNLEDKLAATREQLAEHE comes from the coding sequence ATGGAGTTAATTAAAGTCTGGGATATCCCGGGCGGCGTGCATCCGCCGGAAAACAAACACCAATCCATGGTCGAGCCACTGGGGCAGATAGAAATTCCGCCCCAGCTGATTCTGCCTGTCAGTCAGCATATTGGCGCCCCCGCCAAACCCATTGTCGAGGTCGGACAAAAAGTGCTGGGCGGCGAAGTCGTGGCCGAGGCCGACGGCGTATTCAGCGCCAATGTTCACGCCCCCACCTCGGGTCGAGTCGCGGCTATTGTCGAGCATGTGGTGCCCCACCCCTCGGGTATGCGCGATACCTGCGTGATTATCGACACCGACGGCAAAGACGAATGGGTGGCGCTTGAGCCCTGGGAAGATTACGCCCAGCGCGATCACGATGACGTGGTTAAACGCATCCGCGACAGTGGTATTGCCGGTCTTGGCGGCGCGGGCTTTCCGGCGGCGGTTAAACTCAACCCGCGCTCCAACCACACCATTGATACCTTGATTATCAACGGCACCGAGTGCGAGCCCTACATTACCGCCGACGATATGCTGATGCGCGAGCGCGCCGATGACATTGTCGCGGGAACGCAAATTCTGGCGCGCCTGCTGCACAATCCGGCTAAAGTCATTATCGGCATCGAGGACAACAAACCCGAAGCTATTGAGCGCGTGCGCAAAGCGGCCGAGGGTACAAACATTCTGGTGGTGAGTTTTCCCACCAAGTACCCGTCCGGCGGCGAAAAGCAACTGATTCAAATTCTGACCGGCCGCGAAGTGCCCTCAGGCCAGATTCCCGCCACCATTGGCGTGGTCTGCCAGAATGTGGGCACCACCGCCGCCGTTTACCGCGCCCTGCGCTATGGCGAGCCGCTGGTAAAACGCATTACCACCGTGGTGGGCGAGGCCTTAGCGCAGCAGCGCAATATTGAAGTGCTACTGGGCACTCCGGTGCTCTATGTACTGGAAAAACACGGCTTTAACGAGAAAAAAGCCTCGCGCCTGGTGATGGGCGGCCCCATGATGGGCTTTGCCCTACCCGATACCAGCGTGCCCGTGGTCAAAACCACCAACTGTTTACTGGCGCCCAGTAAAAAAGAGCTGCCGCCGCCCGAGCCGGCCATGGCCTGCATTCGTTGCGGCATGTGCGCCGAGGCCTGCCCGGCCGAGCTACTGCCCCAGCAGTTGTTTTGGTATGCCCAGGCCGAAGACCTGGAAAAGCTGGAAACCCACAATCTGTTCGACTGCATTGAATGCGGCGCCTGTTCGTACGTTTGCCCTAGCCATATTCCGCTGGTGCAATATTACCGCGCAGCCAAGGGTGAGATTCGCCAGCACCGCATCGACAAAGAAAAGTCGGACCGCTCGCGCCGCCGCTTTGAATTCCGCCAAGAGCGCATCGCCAAAGAAGAGGCGGAAAAAGAAGCCAAGCGCTTGGCGCGCAAAAAAGCCGCCGAAGAGGCAAAGAAAAAGCTGGCCGAGCAAAAGGCGGCGGCTCCGGCCGACGCCAAGCCCGCAACTGGCGAAGACCCAGACAAGCAGCTGGCCAAGCTGGAGCGGCTGCTCGCCTCGGCGCAAGAGCGCCTGAAAAAGGCCGAACAACCACTGGCCGATGACGCCACCAATGAACAGCGCGAAAAGCAGGCCGCCAGCATTAAACAGGCCGAGCTGAAAGTGAGCGAGGCGCAGAAAAAACTAGACGAATTTAAAGCCAGCCAAGCCGGCGCTCCCGCTGCGGAAAAACCGGCGACGGACGATCCGGTGGCCGCCGCCATTGAGAGAGCCAAAGCCAAACAGACCATGGCGCCGGAGGAAAAACTGCGCGCGTCTATCGAGTCGCTGCAAAAACGTCTGGAAAAAGCCGAGCAAAAAGCCGCGGATGCCGAGACCGACAAACCGGACATGGTGGATGCCTTAAAACAGGGCGTGGCCAAGCTGAAAGAAAAAATCGCCAGCGCCGAAAAAGAGCTGGCAGAGCTGGCCCCAGCGAAAAGCCCGGCAAGCCAAGAGAACAACACCTCGACCACCCCCGACGCGGCCCAGGCAGCCATCGAGCGGGCCAAGGCCAAAATGAGCATGTCCCCCGAGGAAAAGCTGCGCAGCTCGCTTGAGTCGTTATACAAACGCTTAGAAAAAGCCGAGCAAAAAGCGGCCGACGCCAAAGCAGAAGGCTCGGACAAAGCCGAAGCGCTGCAACAGGGCGTGGACAAGCTAAAAGAGAAAATCGCCAGCACCCAAAAGGAGTTGGCCGACGTTAAACCCTCTACCGTGGCCGAAGAAACTCCGCAAGACCCGGCGACCTCGGACGCCGCCAGCCTTGCCATTGAAAAAGCCAAGGCCAAAGCGGCGGCCATGGCCACTATGAGCGCGTCGGATAAGCTGCGCAATCAGGTCGACTCACTGGAGGCACGCCTGGAGAAATCTCGCGCCAAGCTCGCCAAAGCCGAGCAAGAAAACGACGACAATGTCGACGCCTTTAGAAGCGCCGTCACTAACCTGGAAGACAAGCTGGCCGCTACCCGCGAGCAGCTGGCAGAGCACGAATAG
- the rsxB gene encoding electron transport complex subunit RsxB, whose amino-acid sequence MLETIAQHPIAAALIALIGLALLFGALLGFAAVRFKVEGDPIVEQIDNLLPQTQCGQCGYPGCRPYAQAIANGDAINKCPPGGQTTINELADLLDVEAPTLDEEHGEEADVPTVAFIREDECIGCTKCIQACPMDAILGAAKQMHTVIADECTGCDLCVEPCPVDCIDMIPVSTTIKDWKWELPAASHEQAANLIATDRGRGQSQQSGEAA is encoded by the coding sequence ATGTTGGAAACCATTGCACAACATCCCATTGCCGCCGCGCTGATTGCCCTGATTGGGCTCGCGCTATTGTTCGGTGCGCTCCTGGGTTTCGCCGCCGTCCGCTTTAAAGTGGAGGGGGACCCTATTGTCGAGCAGATCGACAACTTGCTGCCGCAAACCCAATGCGGTCAGTGTGGCTACCCCGGCTGCCGCCCCTACGCCCAGGCCATTGCCAACGGCGACGCCATCAATAAGTGCCCCCCGGGCGGTCAGACTACCATTAACGAGCTGGCCGATTTGCTGGACGTGGAAGCGCCCACTCTGGACGAAGAACACGGCGAAGAGGCCGATGTACCCACGGTGGCGTTTATTCGCGAAGACGAGTGCATCGGCTGCACCAAGTGCATTCAGGCCTGCCCCATGGACGCCATTCTGGGCGCGGCCAAGCAGATGCACACAGTGATTGCCGACGAGTGCACCGGTTGCGATCTGTGTGTAGAACCCTGCCCGGTGGACTGCATTGATATGATTCCGGTATCCACCACTATTAAAGACTGGAAGTGGGAATTGCCCGCCGCCAGCCACGAGCAGGCCGCTAATTTAATTGCCACCGACCGTGGTCGCGGCCAGAGCCAACAAAGCGGTGAAGCAGCCTGA
- the rsxA gene encoding electron transport complex subunit RsxA, with product MTDLAVILLSTILVNNFVLVQFLGLCPFMGVSNKLETAIGMASATTFVLTLASICSYLVATWVLQPLGLEYMRTISFILVIAVVVQLAKMFIEKTSPLLYRVLGVFLPLITTNCAVLGVALQNTQKAHNFVESTLFGFGAALGFSLVLILFSAMRERLAVADVPTPFKGAAIGMITAGLMSLAFMGFGGLV from the coding sequence ATGACCGATTTAGCGGTTATCTTGCTCAGCACAATTCTGGTCAACAACTTTGTTCTGGTTCAGTTTTTGGGCCTGTGCCCCTTTATGGGTGTGTCCAACAAGTTGGAAACCGCCATTGGCATGGCCAGTGCAACCACGTTTGTGCTGACTTTGGCCTCTATTTGCAGCTATCTGGTCGCCACCTGGGTGCTACAGCCTTTGGGCCTTGAGTATATGCGCACCATCAGTTTTATTCTGGTGATCGCGGTGGTAGTGCAGCTGGCGAAGATGTTTATTGAGAAAACCAGCCCCTTGTTATACCGGGTGCTGGGGGTCTTTTTGCCGCTGATTACCACCAACTGCGCGGTATTGGGCGTGGCGTTGCAAAACACCCAAAAGGCCCACAATTTTGTCGAATCTACCTTGTTTGGTTTTGGTGCCGCACTGGGTTTTTCGCTGGTACTTATTTTGTTTTCCGCTATGCGCGAGCGCTTGGCGGTGGCCGATGTGCCCACACCGTTTAAAGGGGCCGCCATCGGTATGATTACCGCCGGTCTTATGTCGTTAGCCTTTATGGGCTTTGGCGGACTGGTTTAA
- the metG gene encoding methionine--tRNA ligase encodes MTTRRKIMVTSALPYANGELHLGHLMEQIQTDIWVRFQKLRGHECHYFCADDAHGTAITLKAEEQGISPEQHIENMHAAHKAVSEGFLIGHDNYYTTHSPENRELAEMIYQRLDANGHIAKRSITQAFDPEKELFLADRYIKGTCPKCKTDDQYGDNCEACGATYSPMELINPVSVLTGATPVPKESEHYFFKLPEFAGFLKQWTRAGHLQDEVANKVAEWLDADLQEWDISRDAPYFGFEIPGAPGKYFYVWLDAPIGYIASLKNYADQNGIDWQEYWSPDSTAEVHHFIGKDIVNFHALFWPAMLHSAELRTPTKVNVHGFVTVNGKKMSKSRGTFINGQTYLAHLDPEYLRYYFAAKLTSAVDDLDLNLDDFIARVNSDLVGKVVNIASRTAKFIAKAGGEMSAQPADAELWQKFTTAEPAIAEHYEQRNFGKAMREIMALADAANEYIAAAEPWKMAKEEGREQEVIDVCSQGINMFRAIMTFLKPVTPLLAERAQDFLGETLSWAEPLAYRGGAINKFKPLLQRIEKDKVDAMIEASKEEAAPKATGPLADEPICDEIEFGDFAKVDLRVARIAKAAHVEGADKLLQLTLDLGGETRNVFSGIKSAYKPEDLEGRLTVMVANLKPRKMKFGLSEGMVLAAGPGGSEIYLLEPDSGSQPGQRVM; translated from the coding sequence ATGACCACTCGCCGCAAAATCATGGTAACCAGTGCCCTTCCCTACGCCAATGGTGAATTGCATTTGGGCCATTTGATGGAACAGATCCAGACGGATATCTGGGTGCGCTTTCAGAAGCTGCGCGGCCACGAGTGTCACTACTTTTGCGCCGACGACGCTCACGGCACGGCCATCACTCTTAAGGCCGAGGAACAGGGCATCAGCCCCGAGCAGCATATTGAAAATATGCACGCGGCGCACAAAGCGGTATCGGAAGGTTTTCTGATCGGCCATGACAACTACTACACCACCCACTCGCCGGAAAACCGCGAGCTGGCCGAGATGATCTATCAGCGCCTGGACGCCAATGGCCATATTGCCAAGCGCTCCATTACCCAGGCGTTCGATCCGGAAAAAGAGCTGTTTCTGGCGGACCGCTACATTAAAGGCACCTGCCCCAAGTGTAAGACCGACGATCAGTATGGCGATAACTGCGAAGCCTGTGGCGCCACCTACAGCCCCATGGAGCTGATCAACCCGGTTTCGGTATTGACCGGGGCGACGCCTGTCCCCAAAGAATCCGAACACTATTTCTTTAAACTGCCCGAGTTCGCCGGCTTTTTAAAGCAGTGGACCCGCGCCGGCCACCTGCAAGACGAAGTGGCCAATAAGGTGGCTGAATGGCTGGACGCCGACCTACAGGAGTGGGATATATCCCGCGATGCGCCCTACTTTGGCTTTGAAATTCCGGGCGCACCGGGCAAATACTTTTACGTCTGGCTGGACGCGCCTATCGGCTATATCGCCAGCTTAAAAAACTACGCCGATCAGAACGGCATCGACTGGCAGGAGTATTGGAGCCCCGACTCCACCGCCGAGGTGCACCACTTTATCGGTAAAGACATCGTGAACTTTCACGCCCTGTTTTGGCCCGCCATGCTGCACTCGGCCGAGCTGCGCACCCCGACCAAGGTAAACGTGCACGGCTTTGTGACGGTCAACGGCAAAAAGATGTCTAAATCCCGCGGCACCTTTATTAACGGCCAGACCTATCTGGCCCATCTGGACCCCGAGTATTTGCGCTATTACTTTGCCGCCAAGCTCACCAGCGCCGTGGATGATCTGGACTTAAACCTGGACGATTTTATCGCCCGAGTAAACTCTGACTTGGTAGGCAAGGTGGTCAACATTGCCAGCCGCACCGCCAAATTTATCGCCAAAGCCGGCGGCGAAATGAGCGCCCAACCGGCCGATGCCGAGCTGTGGCAGAAATTCACCACAGCCGAGCCCGCCATCGCCGAGCACTATGAGCAGCGCAACTTTGGCAAAGCCATGCGCGAAATCATGGCCCTGGCCGATGCCGCCAATGAATACATCGCCGCCGCCGAGCCCTGGAAGATGGCCAAAGAAGAAGGCCGCGAGCAGGAAGTGATCGATGTTTGCAGCCAGGGCATTAATATGTTCCGCGCCATTATGACCTTCTTAAAGCCGGTTACCCCACTGTTGGCCGAGCGCGCACAGGACTTTTTGGGCGAAACCTTAAGCTGGGCCGAGCCGCTCGCCTATCGCGGTGGCGCCATCAACAAATTTAAGCCGCTCTTGCAGCGCATTGAAAAAGACAAGGTAGACGCCATGATTGAGGCCAGCAAAGAAGAAGCCGCCCCTAAAGCCACCGGCCCACTGGCGGACGAGCCGATTTGCGACGAAATTGAATTCGGCGACTTTGCCAAGGTCGACCTGCGGGTTGCCCGCATCGCCAAGGCCGCCCATGTAGAGGGTGCCGATAAGCTACTGCAGCTTACCCTGGATTTAGGCGGCGAAACCCGCAATGTGTTTTCGGGCATTAAGTCGGCCTACAAACCCGAAGACCTGGAAGGCCGCCTGACCGTTATGGTGGCCAACCTAAAACCGCGTAAAATGAAGTTCGGCCTGTCCGAAGGCATGGTACTGGCCGCAGGCCCCGGTGGCTCCGAGATTTACCTGCTCGAACCCGATAGCGGTTCACAACCGGGGCAGAGGGTTATGTAG
- the apbC gene encoding iron-sulfur cluster carrier protein ApbC: MASADLNAVNAALDLVADPNLEKSLRDLEVPRHATVEGGRVTVELTLGYPCGRDETLAKRIRDALMAVEGVTEVDIDLGWSVAAHPAANSAMAVPGVKNIIAVASGKGGVGKSTTAANIALALAAEGARVGVLDADIYGPSQPQMLGVGQQRPQIVGEGKAQQMIPIEAHGLQTISMGYLVTEQTPMVWRGPMVSGALKQLLTQTRWDEVDYLIIDMPPGTGDIALTLSQSVPVTGAVVVTTPQDIALLDAQKGIEMFRKVNVPVLGVVENMAIHVCSECGHKEHIFGEGGGARIAEDYHTQLLGALPLSLSIRKQADGGQPSVAANPEAAESQEYFAIARRLAARLWQANSEAEPVTVIET; this comes from the coding sequence ATGGCCAGCGCCGACCTTAATGCTGTTAATGCCGCCCTCGATCTGGTTGCCGATCCAAATCTTGAGAAATCGCTGCGCGATTTGGAGGTGCCGCGTCACGCCACCGTGGAGGGGGGGCGAGTTACGGTGGAGTTGACTCTTGGCTACCCGTGCGGGCGCGACGAGACCCTGGCAAAGCGTATTCGCGATGCGCTCATGGCGGTAGAGGGAGTGACTGAGGTGGATATTGATCTTGGTTGGAGTGTCGCGGCGCACCCGGCGGCCAATAGCGCGATGGCGGTGCCCGGCGTTAAAAATATTATTGCCGTGGCCTCCGGCAAAGGCGGTGTGGGTAAATCGACTACCGCTGCCAATATCGCGCTGGCGCTAGCGGCGGAAGGTGCGCGAGTCGGGGTTCTGGACGCCGATATTTACGGCCCCAGTCAGCCGCAAATGCTCGGGGTCGGACAGCAGCGCCCGCAGATCGTGGGCGAAGGAAAGGCTCAGCAGATGATTCCCATCGAGGCCCACGGTCTGCAGACCATATCCATGGGGTATTTAGTGACCGAGCAGACGCCGATGGTCTGGCGTGGGCCAATGGTCAGTGGTGCGTTGAAACAGCTTTTGACGCAAACCCGTTGGGATGAGGTGGACTATTTGATCATCGATATGCCCCCGGGCACCGGGGATATAGCTCTAACCTTGTCGCAAAGTGTGCCGGTTACGGGCGCCGTGGTGGTCACCACGCCGCAGGATATTGCTCTGTTGGATGCGCAAAAGGGCATCGAAATGTTTCGCAAGGTTAATGTTCCTGTGCTCGGCGTGGTGGAAAATATGGCCATTCACGTGTGCAGCGAATGCGGCCATAAAGAACATATTTTCGGTGAAGGGGGGGGCGCCCGGATTGCCGAGGATTACCACACCCAGCTGTTGGGCGCCCTGCCTTTGTCGTTGAGTATTCGCAAGCAAGCCGACGGTGGTCAGCCCTCGGTGGCGGCAAACCCCGAAGCTGCTGAAAGCCAGGAGTACTTTGCTATTGCCCGGCGCTTGGCGGCGCGCTTGTGGCAGGCTAACAGCGAAGCCGAGCCGGTCACTGTTATTGAGACCTAG
- a CDS encoding ChbG/HpnK family deacetylase, whose amino-acid sequence MLRIRHLIHLLLSLWLLAVAQTGLAAPAQLILRVDDIGMSHATNQGLQDLADLGIPFAASVMFTTPWYQEGVEILKQNPQISVGVHLTLNAEWRHYRWGPIAGRTEVPSLINETGYFYPSTAEFLAQDINLDEVRLELEAQIKRALASGLDIAYVDYHMRTALATPELTQVVTELAEKYRLRMSMRMGEAVMTMFDVPVAEKQKRFLEHLQNGLQRDKVNVLVIHAARNQPEMQALIDLNNPVMNSKDMQPLVAQHRATELEMLLSNETKQWFKSNDVELINYHQVPNPYDKER is encoded by the coding sequence ATGCTAAGAATACGTCATCTTATCCATTTGCTGTTAAGCCTATGGTTACTGGCAGTTGCGCAAACCGGCCTCGCCGCCCCCGCACAATTGATTTTACGGGTCGACGATATCGGCATGTCCCACGCAACCAACCAGGGCCTGCAAGATCTCGCTGATCTAGGAATTCCTTTCGCAGCATCAGTTATGTTTACCACCCCCTGGTATCAGGAGGGCGTTGAGATCCTCAAACAAAACCCGCAAATTTCTGTCGGCGTGCACCTTACCTTGAACGCCGAGTGGCGCCACTATCGCTGGGGTCCCATTGCAGGTCGCACCGAGGTGCCAAGCTTAATTAACGAAACGGGCTATTTTTACCCGTCCACCGCTGAGTTTTTAGCTCAAGACATTAACTTGGACGAGGTCCGCCTAGAACTGGAGGCGCAAATCAAACGAGCGCTGGCCTCGGGGCTGGACATCGCCTATGTGGATTACCATATGCGAACGGCCTTGGCGACGCCGGAGCTTACGCAGGTGGTAACCGAGCTGGCAGAGAAGTACCGGTTGCGCATGTCTATGCGGATGGGAGAGGCGGTAATGACCATGTTTGATGTGCCTGTTGCAGAAAAACAAAAACGCTTTCTTGAGCATTTACAAAATGGACTGCAGCGCGACAAGGTTAATGTTCTGGTCATTCATGCCGCTCGTAACCAACCGGAAATGCAAGCGTTGATAGACCTGAACAACCCTGTCATGAACAGCAAAGATATGCAGCCGCTCGTGGCCCAGCACCGCGCCACCGAGCTCGAGATGCTGCTGTCCAACGAGACCAAGCAGTGGTTCAAGTCAAACGATGTGGAGTTGATTAACTACCACCAAGTACCCAACCCCTATGACAAAGAACGCTAA
- a CDS encoding lytic polysaccharide monooxygenase: MKAQWFKTKTFKAALIGCFSIAGIAATNTAIAHGTITSPASRIWNCKEEGAESLTSAACIAAKAESGSQQFYDWNGIRQGNAGGNHTSVVPDGELCSGGDPNTFGGMDLARNDWVATPVNGNQTFTWYNSAAHATAYYRYYITKPGYDPLQPLTWDDLELMVETPPEAAEFYPSHTVSLPARSGRHVVYAVWQRSDSPEAFYACVDVMFNGGSSSSSSSSSSSSSSVSSSSSSSSSSSSSTDTNTCVGVPNWDAADVYTQGDQVRYNNSRFEAKWWTRGDVPTDHDGQWEVWINQGSCSGS; this comes from the coding sequence ATGAAAGCTCAGTGGTTCAAAACAAAAACGTTTAAGGCGGCTTTAATCGGCTGCTTCTCGATTGCAGGTATCGCGGCGACCAACACCGCGATTGCACACGGCACTATCACATCTCCTGCAAGCCGTATCTGGAATTGTAAAGAAGAGGGGGCCGAAAGCCTGACCTCTGCGGCCTGTATTGCCGCTAAAGCCGAAAGCGGCAGCCAACAGTTTTATGATTGGAATGGCATTCGCCAAGGTAACGCTGGCGGCAATCACACCTCAGTTGTACCCGATGGCGAATTGTGCTCGGGCGGTGATCCAAACACCTTTGGTGGTATGGATTTAGCGCGTAACGATTGGGTGGCCACGCCGGTCAATGGCAATCAAACCTTTACTTGGTACAACTCTGCCGCGCACGCTACCGCTTACTACCGCTACTATATTACCAAGCCTGGCTATGATCCTTTACAGCCACTGACTTGGGACGATCTAGAATTAATGGTTGAAACTCCGCCGGAGGCCGCTGAATTCTATCCGTCGCACACAGTCAGCTTGCCTGCGCGCAGTGGTCGTCATGTCGTGTATGCGGTATGGCAGCGGTCTGACAGCCCGGAAGCCTTCTACGCCTGTGTTGATGTGATGTTTAACGGCGGTTCATCTTCCAGTAGCTCGTCTAGTTCATCCAGCTCGTCTTCGGTAAGTTCAAGCAGCTCTTCGAGCTCGTCCAGCTCCAGCTCTACCGATACCAACACCTGCGTGGGCGTGCCCAACTGGGATGCGGCCGATGTCTATACTCAGGGTGACCAGGTGCGTTACAACAACAGCCGCTTCGAAGCCAAATGGTGGACCCGCGGCGATGTTCCCACCGATCACGACGGCCAGTGGGAAGTGTGGATTAACCAGGGCAGCTGCTCCGGTAGCTAA
- the dcd gene encoding dCTP deaminase, whose protein sequence is MSIKSDKWMRRMVEEQGMIEPFEPGQVRYNEQQQRIVSYGTSSYGYDVRCADEFKIFTNVFSSVVDPKNFDENSFVDVKSDVCVIPPNSFALARTVEYFRIPRSVLTVCLGKSTYARCGIIVNVTPLEPEWEGHVTLEFSNTTPLPAKIYANEGVAQMLFFESDEVCETSYRDRGGKYQGQRGVTLPKT, encoded by the coding sequence ATGAGCATTAAGTCCGACAAGTGGATGCGTCGCATGGTCGAAGAGCAGGGCATGATTGAGCCCTTTGAGCCAGGACAAGTTCGCTACAACGAACAGCAGCAGCGCATAGTCTCTTACGGAACCTCCAGCTACGGCTACGATGTTCGCTGTGCCGATGAGTTTAAAATTTTTACCAATGTATTCTCCTCCGTGGTAGATCCTAAAAACTTCGATGAAAACAGTTTTGTCGATGTGAAAAGCGATGTTTGCGTTATTCCTCCCAACTCGTTTGCCTTGGCTCGTACCGTAGAATATTTTCGCATTCCCCGTTCGGTGCTGACGGTATGCTTGGGTAAGTCCACCTATGCGCGTTGTGGGATTATCGTTAATGTGACCCCGCTTGAGCCCGAGTGGGAGGGGCATGTGACTCTGGAATTTTCCAATACTACGCCGCTTCCCGCCAAAATCTACGCTAACGAAGGCGTGGCACAAATGTTATTTTTTGAGTCAGATGAGGTCTGCGAAACCAGCTACCGCGACCGCGGTGGGAAGTACCAGGGGCAGCGCGGAGTTACCTTGCCGAAGACTTGA